A region from the Ptychodera flava strain L36383 chromosome 12, AS_Pfla_20210202, whole genome shotgun sequence genome encodes:
- the LOC139145445 gene encoding neuronal acetylcholine receptor subunit beta-4-like yields the protein MGFTRVYTCLFVNIFTLFVILDTGINFKHSGVNASESERRLFQDLFKHSDYDTQVRPVKEPTELLKVRFGLSIVQLMDVDERNQIMTTSVWMKQEWQDYRLRWDPANYSGIETVPIPQELIWRPDTVLYNYADGTYGADFAAKAVVSYDGLVYHVPPAIFKSPCSIDIEYFPFDEQRCQMKFGTWSYSGKQIYLEIMERHAVKEDFWENEEWEIVAAPGRNYSTTYPCCTDVYYHVIYTLVLRRRSLFYVVNLIIPCIVMSMLVMLVFCLPPDSGEKISLSISVLLALTVFQLLMAEIMPPTSSATPLVGKFLLFTTVLVSSSIVVTVAVINLHYRSASTHRMRPWVKRLFMDILPKVLNMSYKRKPCNYQSIRRTYSDVVDNHPHRKMHMKLISMQKSEPAITCTSNGVPKVHDHGIRTGNKACKPKRTSSEREHALLHEVKYITQYIRNEEKTLQAREDWKYVAVVLDRLFLCIFIMATIIGTCAIMLPGPLHKGSVSGKMHYT from the exons GTGTGAATGCCTCAGAATCTGAACGACGCCTCTTCCAGGATTTATTCAAACACAGTGACTATGACACTCAGGTCAGGCCAGTTAAAGAACCAACGGAGTTGCTCAAAGTCAGATTCGGCTTGTCAATCGTCCAGCTTATGGATGTG GACGAAAGGAACCAAATAATGACAACAAGTGTATGGATGAAACAG GAGTGGCAAGATTATCGACTGCGCTGGGACCCAGCCAACTACAGCGGCATCGAGACAGTACCCATTCCTCAAGAGCTGATTTGGAGGCCGGACACCGTGCTTTACAATTA TGCTGATGGTACATACGGCGCAGACTTCGCCGCCAAGGCCGTCGTCAGCTACGACGGTTTGGTTTACCACGTGCCGCCGGCCATCTTCAAGAGTCCCTGCTCCATCGACATCGAGTACTTCCCCTTCGACGAACAGCGCTGCCAGATGAAGTTTGGCACCTGGTCTTACAGCGGGAAGCAGATCTACCTGGAAATCATGGAGCGGCACGCGGTCAAGGAGGACTTCTGGGAAAACGAAGAGTGGGAAATCGTCGCTGCGCCTGGCAGGAACTACTCAACGACCTATCCTTGTTGCACAGATGTTTACTATCACGTAATTTACACCCTAGTTTTGAGGAGAAGGTCCCTTTTCTACGTAGTGAATTTAATAATACCTTGTATCGTGATGTCCATGTTGGTAATGCTGGTGTTTTGTCTGCCCCCGGACAGCGGGGAAAAAATCTCGCTCAGTATATCAGTCCTCTTGGCCTTGACCGTCTTTCAGTTGCTCATGGCCGAGATTATGCCGCCGACGTCATCGGCTACGCCGTTGGTCGGGAAATTTTTGCTCTTCACGACGGTGCTGGTGTCGTCGTCGATAGTCGTCACGGTGGCCGTGATAAATTTGCACTACAGATCGGCCAGCACGCACAGGATGCGGCCCTGGGTGAAACGGCTGTTCATGGACATCCTGCCtaaggttctcaacatgagctACAAGAGGAAACCGTGCAACTACCAGTCGATCAGAAGAACCTACAGCGACGTGGTCGACAACCATCCGCACCGGAAGATGCACATGAAGCTGATCAGCATGCAGAAGTCGGAGCCGGCGATCACGTGCACGTCGAACGGCGTCCCCAAAGTCCACGATCACGGCATCCGAACGGGGAACAAGGCTTGCAAGCCAAAGAGAACGTCGAGCGAACGGGAGCACGCTCTATTGCATGAAGTGAAATACATAACGCAGTACATCAGGAACGAAGAGAAAACGCTACAG gCTCGTGAAGATTGGAAATACGTCGCTGTCGTATTGGATCGTCtgtttctttgcattttcatCATGGCGACAATTATTGGAACCTGTGCCATTATGTTACCAGGGCCGCTGCACAAGGGATCGGTCTCCGGCAAAATGCATTACACTTGA